The Ornithinimicrobium faecis genome includes a window with the following:
- a CDS encoding o-succinylbenzoate synthase translates to MRVRFRGIDVRETVLFRGPAGWGEFGPFPEYAEAEAAKWLAAGLGSAWEGWPEPVREHVEVNATVPAVSPERVADVLAGFDGCRTAKVKVAERGQSVDDDVARVAEVRALLGPSAHIRVDANAAWTVDQAREALGRLSAYGLQYAEQPCAEVSELAQLRLLLARDGVDVPIAADESVRKADDPIKVAREGAADLVVVKVAPLGGVSSALAIVAECGLPAVVSSAIDSSVGIAAGVALAAALPELDYACGLGTVGLLSADVAESPLVPRDGVISVADARAVVAATEQPGLAGHELTGERRDWWLDRLARCHALL, encoded by the coding sequence GAGTATGCCGAGGCCGAGGCCGCCAAGTGGCTCGCCGCCGGACTGGGGTCGGCCTGGGAGGGCTGGCCGGAACCGGTCCGCGAGCACGTGGAGGTCAACGCGACCGTCCCGGCGGTCTCCCCGGAGCGGGTGGCCGACGTCCTGGCCGGTTTTGACGGCTGTCGGACCGCAAAGGTCAAGGTCGCTGAGCGTGGACAGAGCGTGGACGACGACGTCGCCCGGGTCGCCGAGGTGCGCGCCCTGCTGGGCCCGTCGGCGCACATTCGGGTGGATGCCAACGCCGCCTGGACCGTCGACCAGGCGAGGGAGGCGCTGGGCCGACTGTCGGCATACGGCCTCCAGTATGCCGAGCAGCCCTGCGCGGAGGTGAGTGAGCTCGCGCAGTTGCGTCTGTTGCTGGCCCGCGATGGCGTCGACGTGCCGATCGCGGCTGATGAGTCGGTGCGCAAGGCCGATGACCCGATCAAGGTGGCGCGCGAGGGTGCGGCCGACCTGGTGGTCGTCAAGGTGGCGCCGCTGGGGGGCGTGAGCTCGGCGCTCGCGATCGTGGCCGAGTGCGGCCTGCCCGCCGTGGTCTCCAGCGCGATCGACTCCTCGGTGGGGATCGCAGCCGGGGTCGCCCTCGCTGCAGCCCTGCCGGAGTTGGACTATGCCTGTGGATTGGGCACGGTTGGGCTGCTGTCCGCTGACGTCGCGGAGTCGCCCCTGGTGCCCAGAGACGGGGTGATCTCGGTGGCCGACGCCCGCGCCGTGGTCGCTGCCACCGAGCAGCCGGGCCTCGCTGGCCACGAGTTGACCGGTGAGCGACGCGACTGGTGGCTGGACCGGCTGGCCCGCTGTCACGCCCTCCTCTGA
- a CDS encoding ammonium transporter, with translation MELTATDVWVMASAALVLLMTPGLAFFYGGMARAKAALNMVMMSFVSIGLVGVVWVLWGYGMSSAPGFLGGIVGNPAADFGLSGHVGTGDLIGIGFGATFAIITVALISGAVADRTRFSAWTVFVPVWVTLVYCPLAYMVWGGGLLSADGAIGRTFGEAIDFAGGTVVHINAGVAALVLVYVLGRRAGWSKGFHRPHNVPLVMIGAALLWFGWFGFNGGAAGSVEEAGLIWVNTLAAPAAAMLGWMLVERIRDGRPTSIGAASGVVAGLVAITPACAALSPLGSLALGVVAGAGAALAVGLKYRFGYDDALDVVGVHLVAGLIGTVGIGFLALPVDGQGGGLFYGGGFDQLVAQVVAAVFTMAFTAVLTLLIALAIARTIGFRVSEEDEERGVDLSEHAELAYEFGALGGLAADGERGPTADAEAREGASV, from the coding sequence ATGGAACTGACTGCGACAGACGTCTGGGTGATGGCGTCCGCGGCGCTGGTGCTGCTGATGACACCCGGGTTGGCGTTCTTCTATGGGGGCATGGCGCGGGCCAAGGCGGCTCTGAACATGGTGATGATGAGCTTCGTCTCGATCGGGCTGGTCGGGGTGGTGTGGGTGCTGTGGGGCTATGGCATGTCCTCGGCTCCCGGCTTCCTGGGCGGGATCGTTGGCAACCCTGCTGCCGACTTCGGGCTGAGCGGGCACGTCGGGACCGGTGACCTGATCGGGATCGGTTTCGGAGCCACCTTCGCGATCATCACGGTCGCCCTGATCTCCGGGGCCGTCGCCGACCGCACCCGGTTCAGCGCCTGGACCGTCTTCGTCCCCGTGTGGGTGACCCTGGTCTACTGCCCTCTGGCCTACATGGTCTGGGGTGGCGGCCTGCTCTCCGCCGATGGTGCCATTGGTCGCACCTTCGGTGAGGCGATCGACTTTGCTGGCGGCACCGTGGTCCACATCAACGCCGGTGTCGCGGCCCTCGTGCTGGTCTATGTCCTGGGCCGCCGGGCCGGCTGGAGCAAGGGATTCCACCGACCCCACAACGTGCCGCTGGTGATGATCGGTGCTGCGCTGCTGTGGTTCGGCTGGTTCGGCTTCAACGGCGGCGCCGCGGGATCGGTCGAGGAGGCCGGCCTGATCTGGGTCAACACCCTGGCGGCCCCTGCCGCTGCGATGCTCGGCTGGATGTTGGTGGAACGGATCCGCGACGGCCGTCCGACCTCCATCGGTGCCGCGTCGGGCGTCGTCGCCGGCCTGGTCGCGATCACCCCCGCCTGCGCTGCCCTGAGTCCGTTGGGGTCGTTGGCGCTGGGCGTCGTTGCCGGTGCCGGTGCCGCGCTGGCGGTGGGACTGAAGTATCGCTTCGGCTATGACGACGCGCTCGATGTCGTCGGCGTGCACCTGGTCGCGGGCCTGATCGGCACCGTGGGCATCGGCTTCCTCGCTCTGCCGGTCGACGGGCAGGGCGGCGGCCTGTTCTATGGCGGGGGCTTCGACCAGCTCGTGGCGCAGGTGGTCGCTGCTGTCTTCACGATGGCCTTCACCGCGGTCCTGACCCTGCTGATCGCCCTGGCGATCGCTCGGACCATCGGCTTCCGCGTGTCCGAGGAGGACGAGGAGCGTGGGGTCGACCTGTCCGAGCACGCCGAGTTGGCCTATGAGTTTGGTGCCCTCGGTGGTCTGGCAGCCGATGGAGAGCGTGGGCCGACCGCGGACGCCGAGGCTCGGGAGGGCGCCAGCGTGTGA
- a CDS encoding DUF3027 domain-containing protein gives MAVPKRDAVLAAAQEAAREAAVAIAETGTVGEHVGFVMDEDRVGTHYFDCTAVAYPGWRWAITVTRPPRGRAALISETHLVAGDDALLSPQWVPYAERLAPGDVGPGDVTPKIDDDPLLEGGFEATGEEDVDQVGFFELGLGRPRVLSAEGRDAAAQRWYDGEHGPETDIAHKAPAPCSSCGFFVPMAGALRSVFGVCANEWSPSDGSVVSLNHGCGAHSEVDMERSEPEHIEPPVLDDNVLEIVES, from the coding sequence ATGGCGGTCCCCAAGCGGGATGCCGTCCTGGCCGCAGCGCAGGAGGCGGCCCGGGAAGCGGCCGTCGCCATCGCCGAGACCGGCACCGTGGGTGAGCACGTCGGCTTCGTCATGGACGAGGACCGCGTCGGCACCCACTACTTCGACTGCACCGCGGTCGCCTATCCCGGCTGGCGCTGGGCGATCACCGTGACCCGGCCCCCGCGGGGCCGCGCGGCCCTGATCAGCGAGACCCACCTGGTCGCCGGCGATGACGCGCTCCTCTCCCCGCAGTGGGTGCCGTATGCCGAGCGGCTGGCTCCCGGAGACGTCGGCCCCGGCGACGTGACCCCCAAGATCGACGACGACCCCCTGCTGGAGGGCGGCTTCGAGGCCACCGGCGAGGAGGACGTCGACCAGGTCGGATTCTTCGAGCTGGGCCTGGGACGCCCCCGCGTGCTCTCGGCGGAGGGTCGTGACGCTGCTGCGCAGCGCTGGTATGACGGCGAGCACGGCCCCGAGACCGACATCGCCCACAAGGCTCCGGCGCCCTGCAGCTCCTGCGGCTTCTTCGTGCCGATGGCCGGGGCCCTGCGCTCCGTCTTTGGTGTCTGCGCCAACGAGTGGTCGCCCAGCGACGGCAGTGTCGTCAGCCTCAACCACGGCTGTGGCGCGCACAGTGAGGTCGACATGGAGCGCTCCGAGCCCGAGCACATCGAGCCTCCGGTGCTCGACGACAACGTGCTGGAGATCGTCGAGAGCTGA
- a CDS encoding cold-shock protein produces MPTGKVRFYDEEKGFGFLSSDEGQDVYVHASVLPTGVKTLARGARVEFDIAQGRRGDQALHVRLLEPAPSVSRSIAVRDRKPAEEMAVVIEDLIKLLDDSSNSLRRGHYPDKRLSGALAKSLRAVADQFEAGA; encoded by the coding sequence GTGCCCACGGGCAAGGTCAGGTTCTATGACGAGGAGAAGGGCTTCGGCTTCCTCTCCAGCGACGAGGGTCAGGACGTCTATGTCCATGCCTCGGTCCTCCCCACCGGCGTCAAGACGCTGGCTCGGGGCGCACGGGTGGAGTTCGACATTGCCCAGGGGCGCCGCGGCGACCAGGCACTGCACGTCCGGCTGCTCGAGCCCGCCCCGTCGGTCTCCCGCTCGATCGCGGTCCGCGACCGCAAGCCGGCCGAGGAGATGGCCGTGGTCATCGAGGACCTGATCAAGCTGCTCGACGACTCGTCCAACAGCCTGCGCCGTGGCCACTATCCCGACAAGCGGCTCTCCGGTGCGCTGGCCAAGAGCCTGCGCGCGGTTGCCGACCAGTTCGAGGCGGGCGCCTGA
- a CDS encoding ABC transporter ATP-binding protein: MEATFDSAPRTGGRHDARRGGARLDPKDKTQLAAHPVSAARVLALFRPHRVTLLTVLAIIVTSSVLGLATPFLAKALVDDAIPHQDVQLLLILVSAMVGVAAVNAVLGVVQTWMSTTVGQEIMHRLRTDVFTNLQRQSLSFFTRTRGGEVQSRLTHDISGLQGVVTSTATSLAGNIATVVGTLIAMVALSWQLALLSLIVIPPAVLISRSVARLRRDATDKRQKALAGLHGQVEESLSVSGARLSKTLGAGPALADRFFRTSDGLLALEVAVQIAGRWRTATMSIIFAVIPALIYLIAGLPVTSEGITIGTLVAFIALQAGIFRPVMGLLNIGVQVTASMALFSRIFEYLDLTAEVPEPAEPADFDPTYAEGEVSLDKVTFRHTDGGRDALRDVDLTVPAGTHLAIVGATGSGKSTLAALISRLYDPTEGVVRLDGIDLRELTSQQRADVVGVVSQETYLLHDSVRENLRFARPEATDEQIETAARAAQVHDVIMALPQGYDTVVGARGHRFSGGEQQRLALARTLLRNPRVLILDEATSALDTRTELAVQRALDELGEGRTVITIAHRLSTVRHADQIVVLDRGEIQERGSHDQLMAAGGAYAALVRASERADEELLEAALV; this comes from the coding sequence ATGGAAGCCACTTTTGACTCCGCACCCCGCACCGGGGGACGCCACGACGCTCGACGTGGAGGCGCCCGCCTCGACCCCAAGGACAAGACCCAGCTGGCAGCTCACCCCGTGAGCGCGGCCCGGGTCCTCGCCCTCTTCCGCCCGCACCGCGTCACGCTGTTGACCGTGCTGGCGATCATCGTGACCAGCTCCGTGCTCGGACTGGCCACCCCGTTCCTCGCCAAGGCCCTCGTGGATGACGCGATCCCGCACCAGGACGTGCAGCTCCTGCTGATCCTGGTCAGCGCGATGGTCGGCGTCGCCGCGGTCAACGCCGTGCTCGGCGTCGTGCAGACCTGGATGTCGACCACCGTCGGCCAGGAGATCATGCACCGCCTGCGCACCGACGTCTTCACCAACCTGCAGCGCCAGAGCCTGTCCTTCTTCACCCGCACCCGCGGGGGAGAGGTGCAGTCCCGCCTGACCCACGACATCTCCGGCCTGCAGGGCGTGGTCACCTCGACCGCGACCAGCCTGGCCGGCAACATCGCCACGGTGGTCGGCACGCTGATCGCCATGGTCGCGCTGAGCTGGCAGCTGGCTCTGCTGTCCCTCATCGTGATCCCGCCGGCTGTGCTGATCAGCCGCTCGGTCGCCCGCCTGCGCCGCGACGCCACCGACAAGCGACAGAAGGCGCTCGCCGGCCTGCACGGCCAGGTCGAGGAGTCCCTGTCGGTCAGTGGCGCTCGCCTGAGCAAGACCCTCGGCGCCGGCCCCGCGCTGGCCGACCGCTTCTTTCGCACCTCCGACGGTCTGCTGGCGCTCGAGGTGGCCGTCCAGATCGCCGGTCGCTGGCGCACCGCCACGATGAGCATCATCTTTGCCGTCATCCCCGCGCTGATCTATCTGATCGCCGGACTGCCCGTCACCTCCGAGGGCATCACGATCGGCACCCTGGTCGCCTTCATCGCGCTGCAGGCCGGCATCTTCCGCCCCGTGATGGGCCTGCTGAACATCGGTGTCCAGGTGACCGCGTCGATGGCCCTGTTCAGCCGCATCTTCGAATACCTTGACCTCACGGCGGAGGTGCCTGAGCCGGCGGAGCCGGCCGACTTTGACCCGACGTATGCCGAGGGTGAGGTCTCCCTCGACAAGGTGACCTTTCGGCATACGGACGGGGGTCGCGACGCCCTGCGGGACGTCGACCTGACCGTCCCGGCCGGCACGCACCTGGCGATTGTCGGTGCCACCGGCTCCGGCAAGAGCACCCTGGCCGCGCTGATCAGTCGCCTCTATGACCCGACCGAGGGCGTCGTCCGGCTGGACGGGATCGACCTGCGCGAGCTGACCTCCCAGCAGCGGGCCGACGTCGTGGGCGTGGTGTCTCAGGAGACCTATCTGCTGCACGACTCCGTGCGCGAGAACCTGCGGTTTGCCCGCCCCGAGGCCACCGACGAGCAGATCGAGACGGCGGCCCGCGCGGCCCAGGTGCACGACGTGATCATGGCCCTGCCGCAGGGTTATGACACCGTCGTCGGTGCCCGCGGACACCGCTTCTCAGGCGGCGAGCAGCAGCGACTGGCCCTGGCCCGCACGCTGCTGCGCAACCCGAGGGTGCTGATCCTCGACGAGGCCACCAGTGCCCTCGACACGCGCACGGAGCTGGCCGTGCAGCGCGCGCTCGACGAGCTGGGGGAGGGGCGCACGGTGATCACGATTGCCCACCGCCTCTCCACCGTCCGCCACGCCGACCAGATCGTGGTGCTCGACCGCGGCGAGATCCAGGAGCGCGGCTCCCACGACCAGTTGATGGCAGCTGGCGGTGCCTATGCCGCGCTGGTGCGGGCCAGTGAGCGGGCCGACGAGGAGCTGCTCGAGGCGGCGCTCGTCTGA
- a CDS encoding DUF2530 domain-containing protein, with amino-acid sequence MSDIPDREAVAQSGGLPQIDPPVANLPTLRILHWGMALWVVVLLVVLAVPALREGDRHWWVWVPVAGLSLGALGHIYLARGRGNAADA; translated from the coding sequence CGTCGCCCAGAGCGGTGGCCTGCCTCAGATTGACCCTCCGGTGGCCAATCTGCCAACCCTCAGGATCCTGCACTGGGGCATGGCCCTGTGGGTGGTCGTGCTGCTGGTGGTGCTTGCGGTCCCCGCGCTGCGCGAGGGCGATCGGCACTGGTGGGTGTGGGTGCCCGTGGCTGGTCTGAGCCTCGGGGCCCTCGGTCACATCTATCTGGCCCGGGGCCGCGGCAACGCAGCCGACGCCTGA
- a CDS encoding iron chaperone has product MATKDEDSTKLSAQEKAALKERTRELKAAKKGAEAEQAVLDAIAALSEDERPLAERVHALIKEAAPHLAPRTWYGMPAYANADGKVICFFKAASKFDVRYAELGFNELANLDDGNMWPTVFAIVKLTEADEKRIVELVKQAAS; this is encoded by the coding sequence ATGGCCACCAAGGATGAGGACAGCACGAAGCTGTCCGCCCAGGAGAAGGCAGCGCTCAAGGAGCGCACGCGCGAGCTGAAGGCCGCCAAGAAGGGCGCCGAGGCCGAGCAGGCAGTGCTCGACGCGATTGCGGCGCTGTCAGAGGACGAGCGGCCCCTGGCCGAGCGGGTCCACGCCCTGATCAAGGAGGCAGCCCCGCACCTGGCGCCGAGGACCTGGTATGGCATGCCGGCCTATGCCAATGCCGACGGCAAGGTGATCTGCTTCTTCAAGGCCGCCTCGAAGTTTGATGTGCGCTATGCCGAGCTGGGCTTCAACGAGCTGGCGAACCTCGACGACGGCAACATGTGGCCGACGGTCTTCGCCATCGTCAAGCTGACCGAGGCCGACGAGAAGCGGATCGTGGAGTTGGTCAAGCAGGCCGCGAGCTGA
- a CDS encoding MarR family winged helix-turn-helix transcriptional regulator translates to MHRHNNTPDDKTPDDKAPHDKTPDDFDPTEASEIELIQHLARHLRRGSAIETAPWGLSPHQARALGAIARSEGRRGRRRAPGYEDGVSRGLRMGGLAGWLQVTPRSATEVVDALETQGLVARTADPDDRRAVFVGLTDQGREIAREIRTARKAQTETLLEELSETDRAQLRTSLLTLLEAAAR, encoded by the coding sequence ATGCATCGCCACAACAACACCCCCGACGACAAGACCCCCGACGACAAAGCCCCCCACGACAAAACCCCCGACGACTTCGACCCCACTGAGGCCTCCGAGATCGAGCTGATCCAGCACCTGGCGCGTCACCTGCGCCGCGGATCGGCCATCGAGACCGCCCCCTGGGGCCTGTCACCACACCAGGCCCGCGCGCTGGGCGCCATCGCTCGCAGCGAGGGCCGCCGCGGTCGGCGTCGCGCCCCTGGCTATGAGGACGGCGTCTCCCGTGGCCTGCGCATGGGAGGCCTGGCCGGTTGGCTCCAGGTCACACCGCGTTCCGCGACTGAGGTCGTCGACGCCCTGGAGACGCAGGGCCTGGTGGCCCGCACCGCCGATCCCGACGACCGCCGGGCCGTGTTCGTCGGCCTGACCGACCAGGGGCGCGAGATCGCTCGCGAGATCCGGACCGCGCGCAAGGCGCAGACCGAGACACTCCTGGAGGAGCTCAGCGAGACGGACCGTGCCCAACTGCGCACCTCGCTGCTGACGCTGCTTGAGGCCGCCGCTCGCTGA